The stretch of DNA CTATCCCTCGAAGCTTCTGTCATTTTGATAGGCCTTTTTGCCCCCCCCGGCACCTCTATCTTTTGCAGGATTGTCAAAATTTCTCGCCCTGCATTGGCATTATCAACCTTGTGCTGACGTCGCCCTAGCGTGTCCCGCGAATTATCACCTGGGAGCTCGGAAGACGTGGGTAGTCGTACGGACAAGGGAAGGGTGTGGCATGCTGAGAAACCTGAGCGGTATCCCGTTCTTTGTATAGGAGCTGTCATATGGCGACAGGATCTTCCGCTGTCATCCGAAGGGAGTATACATCGTGAAAGGCCCGCTTTCTCCACATCTCCGTCCTCAACATCTTCGTTCTGGGAAAGAGATACCTGCTGTGGAGACGACTCCACAGATACCCCGACGAGAAAAGGTCACGCGTGAGCATTGGTGGCGACGCTGGCGGTTAGGCAAGAAATCTATCTGGCTGAGTGTGCTCTTCTTGGTGAGTCTGGCACTGGCGGCACTTCATCTCGCATATACGGAGGTGCCGATGTACAGAGCAGAAGCAACCTTGCTCATTGGTACCCAGCAGGGGAGCCTCTCAGGGAGTGAACACCTGCCAGGTCGGAGCAGTTCTGGGCTCGGAGCGAATGACGACAAAACCCAATACGAACTGCTGAAAAGCCACAGCCTCGTCAGTCGCATCCTCCGTGAACAGAAGCTGTCGTCTTCGTCATTACCCGCGAATAGTAATCAGAGCCCGCAGCCGCAACCGCGAGGGATGGGGAATGCAATAGACGCTCCTCCTGACATCAAGCTTCGCGCCATCGAAGAGTATCTGACGAACCTTGAGGTCCTTCCTATTGCTGAGACCCGTCTCGTAAAAGTCGCGTATCGTGCGACCAACCCGCAACTCGCAGCGCGGCTTGCCAATCTGCACGTCGAAGCCTATCTCCAGCAAAATCAAGAACAACGACAATCCCAGCAAGGCCGGATTGCCAGTGTGACGTTAGTTGATAAAGCCATTCCGCCCGTACAACCTACCAGATCACGTACCCATTTCTTGTTGTTTGGTGGTGGCGTGGCTGGTTTGCTGCTTGGAGGAGGGCTTCTCGTTTGGTCACGCCGCAGTGATGCAACCGTGCGAACGCCTGCTGACGTTTCGCGTTATTTGAAACTGGCAAGCTTGGGGGCAGTGCCCGACTTTTCGAGTGAAGTGCTGCGGAGAGAAGGGTCAATGCCGGTGCCACCACAGTTCGAGACCTTTCCTGGTGTGTTCTCTAAAGAATTGTTGCTTGGGTATCATCCGCTTTCGTTGATCCCAGAGGCATATCGCAACTTACGAGCGGAGTTGTTGTTATCTCGTTCAGCGGGACCGCCACGAAGTCTGCTGGTGACGAGTGCGATGAGTGGAGAAGGAAAGACGTTGACGGCGTTGAATACGGCGATTGCCCTTGCGCAAATGGGAGCGCGGGTCCTGCTGATCGATGCTGACCTTCGTCATCCTCACTGTCATGCGGTCTTGAAGATGGCCAAGGGGCTGGGACTCACTGAGTTTCTCACTGGTCAATGTGATCTTGCAGAAGTGATACAAACCACACGCGTTGATCGCCTCTTCTTTGTGAGTGGTGGTGCGTGTCCTCCAAATCCAGCGGAGCTGCTGGGCGCGAAAAAAATGCACGCAGCGATTTCCTTCCTCAGCAACCTCTATGATTACATCGTGATCGACTCTCCTCCGCTTGGTCTTGTCAGCGACGCACTGCTGCTTTCCTCCCGAGTTGATGGAGTGATGGTGGTGGTGAACGGTCAGACGACGCATTATAAAGTTGTACAAGAGGCCGTCGCTCGTCTCGACCGTGCTCGTGCCAAAGTGTTGGGGGTCGTGTTAAACAAGGTCGATGCGCACAGCCGAGAGTATGCGGAATATGGTCGCCGCTATCGTGCCTATTATCGTCAACCCAGTGTACAAGAAGAACCCGTGACGGTAGTCGACACCAAAAAACGCAGTAAGAAGGGGACACCGGGGCGCACATCGGCTGGAAAGACGAATCGAAAGAGCACCGCAAAGGTCGCGAAGAGTACGGAAGCCCCGCTCCTTGGCGTTGCTGCCAGTCACGTCCCGACCGATCCAACCACGGTGACCACGGCTGTGACAGAAGAGCCGCGAGAGCCCGTCTGGTCCGCTCAACACGCTACCGATCCGCAGGGTGCGGAACCTAAGCATGGTGTGGAAAATAGTGCTCCGCTTGAAGTTGAAGGACCACCACCTCAAGATGTGACTCTGACCGTCCCTGTTCCAGACGACGGCGGAGAATCTCAACCGAGTGAAGGTGACGAGGACACCATGCTGGCTTTAGGGATTGCTGACGACACCAATGACAATTTTCCCTATGTGGATGATGACGCCGACGGCTCTCGTGCCGATGAGGCGCATCGGGAGATCTCCGCCGCGACAAACCTGGATCGCACGCAGTCAACCTAAGTATGGAGACACAGCGAACGTAGCATGCCGCGGCGATTAGTACAGGCAGAGATAGATTTCCTCGCTCGCTATTTTGGTGAGTCACTAGACACCGACACTATTCGTGTCGCTGCCACGCGTGGCCGCCGTGCCTACTCCATCCGAGGAAGTCACATTCGGTTACCTCGACCATGTTTTGCTGATCGCGATACCATCGCAGCGGTTGATCTCATGAACCCGTGGGCCGCGGCAACCCTTGCACATGAGGCGACGCATGTCTGGCAGCGCCAACGTGGTGTGTGGGTAACTCTGAAGGGCGCATGGTTACAACTGGGGGATCAATGTGGTCGCGATCCCTACGCGTATAATCGTGAGGAGTCGAATCCTACACGAATGTTTCTCCAGTTCTTCCACGGCAATATCGAGCGACAGGGGCAGATCGTTGAAGACCTGGTGTTTGCGGATCAGACCGGTCAAGAGGCGCCTCAATTCAGCGAAATTCATGCCTACCTCTTGAGTGCTGCATTCAGGCAGGCTGTCCCGCCCACTCTGGCCACAGAGTCATAAAAAGTGATAAACTCACCCCTCTGGGTCTTGGGGGTGACAGAAACATGAGTCATGGGCCTTCGTCCCTTGATACGGCCAACGTATTGGGGACACCAGCGGACGTGTTTGTTGGGCGAGCACGAGAGATGGAGTGGCTACAGTCGTGTTTTCATGAGGCGACCGCTGGCAATGGTCGTATTGCCCTGTTGGTCGGAGAGGCTGGCATTGGCAAAACGCGGGTCGCGAACGAATTTGCCACTTATGCACGCAGTCGCAATGCCTCAGTCTTGATCGGCCAGTGTTCAGAGAGCGAAGGGACGCCTCCCTTTTGGCCGTGGGTGCAAATCGTCCGAGCGACACTTCCTCCGCATCAACGGACTTCTTCGGCTTCAGCGCATGGAGGAGAACGCGCAACGGAAATCGTTCGCATTCTTCCTGAACTCCACAAGCACTTTCCTCCACACCCGGCTGAGGTGCATCCCTTCTCTGAGGATGCGCGAGGCCCTTTCTTTGACAGTTTTACCGAGATGCTCACGCAAAGTGCTATGGCTCGGCCCGTTGTCCTCATTCTCGATGATTTACAATGGGCTGATGCCTCTTCGTTGCTCCTCTTGCAATGGGTTGCCCGTGCGCTACCTCGCGTACCGGTCTTTCTGCTTGGTACGTATCGCGAGGCGGGGATTGAAGCAGACCACCCGCTCAGCGCCACGTTGGCGGAACTGGCACGCGTTCCACACAGCCAACGCATCCCATTAGCGGGGCTCTCACAGAGTGACGTGTCTGCTCTGGTTGAAGCATACGTGGGAACGCCACTCGCGAGAAGCGGGGTCACCGCAGTGTATCAGCAGACCGAGGGGAATCCATTCTTTATCCATGAAATGGTGCAG from Deltaproteobacteria bacterium encodes:
- a CDS encoding polysaccharide biosynthesis tyrosine autokinase, encoding METTPQIPRREKVTREHWWRRWRLGKKSIWLSVLFLVSLALAALHLAYTEVPMYRAEATLLIGTQQGSLSGSEHLPGRSSSGLGANDDKTQYELLKSHSLVSRILREQKLSSSSLPANSNQSPQPQPRGMGNAIDAPPDIKLRAIEEYLTNLEVLPIAETRLVKVAYRATNPQLAARLANLHVEAYLQQNQEQRQSQQGRIASVTLVDKAIPPVQPTRSRTHFLLFGGGVAGLLLGGGLLVWSRRSDATVRTPADVSRYLKLASLGAVPDFSSEVLRREGSMPVPPQFETFPGVFSKELLLGYHPLSLIPEAYRNLRAELLLSRSAGPPRSLLVTSAMSGEGKTLTALNTAIALAQMGARVLLIDADLRHPHCHAVLKMAKGLGLTEFLTGQCDLAEVIQTTRVDRLFFVSGGACPPNPAELLGAKKMHAAISFLSNLYDYIVIDSPPLGLVSDALLLSSRVDGVMVVVNGQTTHYKVVQEAVARLDRARAKVLGVVLNKVDAHSREYAEYGRRYRAYYRQPSVQEEPVTVVDTKKRSKKGTPGRTSAGKTNRKSTAKVAKSTEAPLLGVAASHVPTDPTTVTTAVTEEPREPVWSAQHATDPQGAEPKHGVENSAPLEVEGPPPQDVTLTVPVPDDGGESQPSEGDEDTMLALGIADDTNDNFPYVDDDADGSRADEAHREISAATNLDRTQST